The window AGAAGCTCTACACTTATTCAAACTACTGGAATCATCAAACGCAAAACTATAAGCTTTCGGACAGATGGCTTTAAACAGGTTGGCGAACAGAGTCGGCTTACAAGCCTTAGGATTCGCATATTCTCCGGTACAACAATACTTGGCCGACTGCATCGCCAAGCAAGCACTTTTACAACCAACCACTTTACCATCTCTCTTAACTTCCAAAGCCGAAGGACAACAAACATTCAAATTGACTTCACAAGCCGCAACGCCACATCCAACTCCACCGCCGATTGGTTTCATCGACACCGGAAGGTTGAATCCGTCGACTAGACTCACGTCGTAGAAATGTAGAGGCGATGAAGACGAGCCTAATGTCATTTCCACGACGGTTGCTGGTGGTACACCGCCGGTTCCTTGGCAGTTTATTGAAC is drawn from Camelina sativa cultivar DH55 chromosome 8, Cs, whole genome shotgun sequence and contains these coding sequences:
- the LOC104708934 gene encoding thaumatin-like protein codes for the protein MANSATLFLLFLTISALLSSSFIDGAQLILVNNCQESIWPGILGGGGQITPRNGGFHMGSGEETIIDVPDKWSGRIWGRQGCTFNQNGKGSCQTGDCNGGSINCQGTGGVPPATVVEMTLGSSSSPLHFYDVSLVDGFNLPVSMKPIGGGVGCGVAACEVNLNVCCPSALEVKRDGKVVGCKSACLAMQSAKYCCTGEYANPKACKPTLFANLFKAICPKAYSFAFDDSSSLNKCRASRYVITFCPPK